The Hyphomicrobiales bacterium nucleotide sequence ATTGCCCATCATCATCACAGGCGACACGCACAATCTGTGCCCCTTTATCTTCAAGCGCCTTTTGTCGTTTTGTATCAGCACTCTCGGCAACAAAAACCATGACGGGTACGTTATCAATTGTCTCAAATAATTTGGCACTCAAAGGCGTTCTCGCATCGCTATCAAGAATGACGCGCATAGATGACATCTTGCTCATACCGGGCAATCGACATGTTAAATCCGGATCATCCGCCAGCACCGTACCAATACCAACCAACACAGCGTCAGCACGTGCCCGCATAGCATGCACTGCACGACGCGCAAGCGGGCCGGTGATTGCCACCATGCCCTCGCCTTCTCGACCAATCATCCCATCCACGGACACCGCAAGTTTCAAGGCAATGGCAGGACGCGCCTTTTCTATGCGCAAGACATGACCCAGATTAGCCCTCTTAGCCTCATGGGTTGCAACATTTTCATAAACTTCAATACCAGCATCACGCAAGAAAGCCGCCCCCTTGCCTGAAACACGCGAGTCTGGGTCGTCCATAGCGATCACAACGCGAGAGACGCCAGCACGCATCAGTGCATCGACACAGGGCGGAGTGCGACCATGATGAGCACATGGTTCAAGGCTGACATAACATGTGGCACCGCGTGCGCGCTCACCAGCCTCAGTAAGCGCTACAACCTCACCGTGCGGTCTGCCACCATCTGCTGTCACACCACGGCCGACGACAACGGGACCCGCCTCATCAAATTGCACTATCAAAGCCCCGACGGAAGGATTTGGTGATGTCAGCCCAATACGGCTTAGGCCAAGGCGTATACTTGCCTGCAAAAATGCATGGTCAACATCATTCAATAATTCGTTTTGAAGGCGCTCATGTTTAGACAAAGCGCACGAGCTTACAGCAACTGCCACGCGCACTCCTATTTTTCAGAATCATCTTCTTTAGCATCATCTTGATGATCCAATTCGCCCAATACCGCCACAAAATCTT carries:
- the ribD gene encoding bifunctional diaminohydroxyphosphoribosylaminopyrimidine deaminase/5-amino-6-(5-phosphoribosylamino)uracil reductase RibD → MAVAVSSCALSKHERLQNELLNDVDHAFLQASIRLGLSRIGLTSPNPSVGALIVQFDEAGPVVVGRGVTADGGRPHGEVVALTEAGERARGATCYVSLEPCAHHGRTPPCVDALMRAGVSRVVIAMDDPDSRVSGKGAAFLRDAGIEVYENVATHEAKRANLGHVLRIEKARPAIALKLAVSVDGMIGREGEGMVAITGPLARRAVHAMRARADAVLVGIGTVLADDPDLTCRLPGMSKMSSMRVILDSDARTPLSAKLFETIDNVPVMVFVAESADTKRQKALEDKGAQIVRVACDDDGQLSLNAVMAHLAELNCTNVMVEGGATVAQSLLAQDLVDRVALFKGADEIGSNGMPALSSGDDIEGTLRKNGLKAEEHSSYGKDQLTIWERA